The segment GGAACAACGAGGCAATCAAGTATGGAACAAGATATGCCAATGTAGCAATGTAAATGACAAAATCAAATGCTTGTGAAATACTGTTTGACACAGTAGAGAAAATGAATAATTGTCCAAGTAGGTTTGTCAGCACTAAAGAAAATACTGGCATGCCATGCTTATTTTCTTTCTTAAAAGGATTTAAGAAAATCCCTTGCTTTGCAGCTTGATAAGGTATTTCAGCACTCAGCATTACCCAGCCGATTGTGGACCCAAATAAGCTGATCAGCCCGATACCAGCAAGAACTTTTCCGCCTATTGGACCAAGCACGACCTCAATGGCATCAATCAATGGTTTTTGTGAAGAAACCAGCGCTTCTTGACTTAACAGTCCCATAACCAATGTGCTTATGCCAATATAGATTGCTAGTGCAAGAAACAGTCCCAAAATCGTAGCACGTTTCACATCAATTTTCTTTTTGGCTCTGCCTGCAAACACAACGGCAGATTCAACACCAAGAAATGCCCACAGTGTCGTAACTGCTGCATTATTAACTTGTCCTAATAAACCAACTGAGTTGCCTGCTGCATCTATTTTTGCTTCAGCAAATGGCAGTATATTACTTGCTTCAAACGCAAACAGTGCAATGATTATAAACAGCAAAAATCCGACAACTTTAGCTGCAGTAGCAAGGAAGTTCAGTTTTCCTGCATTTTCAAGCCCGCGCAAAATAATAAAATGTGTCCCCCATAAAAGCAAGGTACAAACGGCGAATGTAAAGGCATTTCCGACTCTTAAAGTAAAGGAACCTGCTGTAAACAGGACAGCCTCACTAGTTAAAATAGGGAAAAACGTTGATAAATAACCGGCAAATGTTGTGATTATCGCAACATTTCCTGCAAGGTTCCCAATCCAGTATCCCCATGAGGACATAAAACCGGAAAGCAACGACAGGTTCGTCCCTTCCTTAAACAACTGCTTTGCATATATTTGTGGACCACCAGTTAATTCAGGTTTTCTAATTGCTAAATTTCCAAAGACTAAAGCTGTAACTAATACTCCTAAACCAGTTAAAACCCATGCGAGTATGACACCTGCAGGGCTTGCTACCTCTGACAGAGAGCGAGGAAGCATAAAGATTCCCGAACCGACCATATTACCGACAACAAGTGATGTCAATATAGCCAGTCCAAGTTTATTACCATTGCTCATGATGTTTGTGTTC is part of the Niallia taxi genome and harbors:
- a CDS encoding amino acid permease; protein product: MSNGNKLGLAILTSLVVGNMVGSGIFMLPRSLSEVASPAGVILAWVLTGLGVLVTALVFGNLAIRKPELTGGPQIYAKQLFKEGTNLSLLSGFMSSWGYWIGNLAGNVAIITTFAGYLSTFFPILTSEAVLFTAGSFTLRVGNAFTFAVCTLLLWGTHFIILRGLENAGKLNFLATAAKVVGFLLFIIIALFAFEASNILPFAEAKIDAAGNSVGLLGQVNNAAVTTLWAFLGVESAVVFAGRAKKKIDVKRATILGLFLALAIYIGISTLVMGLLSQEALVSSQKPLIDAIEVVLGPIGGKVLAGIGLISLFGSTIGWVMLSAEIPYQAAKQGIFLNPFKKENKHGMPVFSLVLTNLLGQLFIFSTVSNSISQAFDFVIYIATLAYLVPYLIASLFQVKLTFTGETYVHNKGRKLDMVIGVLASIYSIWVIIAGTADIKTFLFGVILLASGILFYPKVRRSQSLTNK